The Nocardioides pantholopis genome window below encodes:
- the pstA gene encoding phosphate ABC transporter permease PstA, whose amino-acid sequence MSIAAATAREVTRSTIATGRSKDRTPTSILFLGALWFSLFFGVMVLIVLIVDTAIHGAPRFDANLVTRYDSVIRPAETGFRAGILGTVWLMVTTAVLAVPLGIAAALHLEEFADGRRWWNRFIEVNLQNLAAVPSIVYGLLAVAVMALLGYERKGIVLGGAIALALLILPVIIITTREAVRAVPREIREASLALGATRWQTTWRQTLPSAVPGIATGTILGLSRAIGEAAPLLLLGIAGAVRFDPDGLGSAVTALPIQIFSLSSNSQEEFQQAASAAIVVLLAMILLLNGLAIFIRNKFQRTW is encoded by the coding sequence ATGTCCATCGCCGCCGCCACCGCGCGGGAGGTCACCCGGAGCACCATCGCGACCGGGAGGAGCAAGGACCGCACACCCACCTCGATCCTCTTCCTCGGGGCGCTGTGGTTCTCGCTGTTCTTCGGCGTGATGGTCCTGATCGTCCTCATCGTCGACACCGCCATCCACGGGGCGCCCCGCTTCGACGCCAACCTGGTCACCCGCTACGACTCGGTGATCCGCCCGGCCGAGACCGGCTTCCGCGCCGGCATCCTCGGCACCGTCTGGCTGATGGTGACCACTGCCGTGCTCGCCGTACCGCTCGGCATCGCCGCGGCCCTGCACCTCGAGGAGTTCGCCGACGGCCGCCGGTGGTGGAACCGGTTCATCGAGGTCAATCTCCAGAACCTCGCCGCCGTGCCGTCGATCGTCTACGGCCTGCTCGCCGTCGCGGTGATGGCGCTGCTGGGGTACGAGCGCAAGGGCATCGTGCTGGGCGGCGCGATCGCGCTCGCGCTGCTGATCCTGCCGGTCATCATCATCACCACCCGCGAGGCCGTCCGGGCCGTGCCGCGGGAGATCCGCGAGGCGTCCCTGGCGCTCGGCGCGACCCGGTGGCAGACCACCTGGCGCCAGACGCTGCCCTCCGCGGTGCCCGGCATCGCGACCGGCACGATCCTCGGGCTGTCCCGGGCGATCGGCGAGGCCGCGCCGCTGCTGCTGCTCGGCATCGCGGGCGCGGTCCGCTTCGACCCCGACGGCCTGGGCAGCGCGGTGACCGCCCTGCCCATCCAGATCTTCTCGTTGAGCTCCAACTCCCAAGAGGAGTTCCAGCAGGCGGCCTCCGCGGCGATCGTCGTGCTGCTGGCGATGATCCTGCTCCTCAACGGGCTGGCCATCTTCATCCGCAACAAGTTCCAGCGAACCTGGTGA